A window of Calonectris borealis chromosome 3, bCalBor7.hap1.2, whole genome shotgun sequence contains these coding sequences:
- the RIPPLY2 gene encoding protein ripply2, with the protein MEGGGRGCGCPRPPSALPPQGYAPLSASPRCGARPGPALAVLPLPRRSAPFWRPWVSAPGEVDRQTGPGPAAPHRPCGLAEASRKLAQYTHPVRLFWPKSRCYDYLYQEAEALLKNFPVQATISFYEDSDSEDDEDELEQDSRTESDC; encoded by the exons ATGGAGGGCGGAGGGAGAGGGTGCGGTTGCCCCCGCCCGCCCTCGGCGCTGCCCCCGCAGGGGTACGCGCCCCTCTCCGCCTCCCCCCGGTGCGGggcgcggcccggccctgccctcgCCGTCCTGCCCTTGCCCCGCAGGTCCGCGCCCTTCTGGAGGCCCTGGGTGTCCGCGCCGGGCGAGGTGGACCGGCAGACCGGCCCCGGCCCAGCCGCG CCTCACCGCCCCTGCGGGCTGGCGGAAGCCTCCCGAAAGCTGGCGCAGTACACGCACCCCGTCAG GCTATTTTGGCCCAAATCGAGGTGCTATGATTACTTATATCAGGAAGCTGAAGCACTTCTGAAAAACTTTCCAGTTCAAGCTACAATTTCCTTTTATGAAGACTCGGATagtgaagatgatgaagatgaaCTGGAACAAGATTCAAGAACAGAATCAGATTGCTGA